CAGTAAAGGTGCCTTTACCGCGGGCGGTATCGTCGCACTGATTACCGGATCACTTCTCTTATTCGATTTACCGGACGATATGCCAGGAATCAATTGGGCGGTTATTGCCGGCGTAGTCGTGTCAACCGTACTGTTTTTTGTTTTTGTGGTAGCGGCGGGTGTGAAGGCGCTCAAGAACAAGGTCGCAACCGGTGAGGAAGGAATGGTCGGAACTTCGGGAGAAGTGGTCGTTCCTTGCGAACCTGCCGGCACAGTGTATGTGCGTGGCGAACTATGGCGAGCGCTTTCCGAGACACCACTGCCAAAGGGAACGATAATTGTTGTCACGAAAGTCGACGATACTGTCTTATACGTAGCTCCCAAGTAGCATGAGCGCACCCCTATTGGGATGGGGACTTGCCGCATTTGCCGGCGCACTACTCGGTATCCTGAACGCACAATGGGAAGGATACTTCTGGTGGTGCGCACTTGCCTTTCTATTACTAACGTTCCTACTCCAGTTAAAACCATTTCGCTCTCTTCTGCTTTTTGCTGAGTATGCATTACTGATCACGTTCGGATTCGCCTGGGCGGCTTTTGTTTCTGGCAATGTGGTCAAACCGTTGCTTGTTGACCAACGGATTCCAGTCTATAGCTGGTG
The sequence above is a segment of the bacterium genome. Coding sequences within it:
- a CDS encoding nodulation protein NfeD, whose protein sequence is SKGAFTAGGIVALITGSLLLFDLPDDMPGINWAVIAGVVVSTVLFFVFVVAAGVKALKNKVATGEEGMVGTSGEVVVPCEPAGTVYVRGELWRALSETPLPKGTIIVVTKVDDTVLYVAPK